Proteins encoded in a region of the Pelmatolapia mariae isolate MD_Pm_ZW linkage group LG16_19, Pm_UMD_F_2, whole genome shotgun sequence genome:
- the commd6 gene encoding COMM domain-containing protein 6 isoform X1: MPAAEESYGVNKVVDNICRISPDLLADVCQHVLTYLQGQKRGVDSAEISDRFQRAEVRLDHEALQDMIRFLLLTFRSAGKSNISGDELVSKLEEGSNKWTKASLQVLHRLWSEHGVSVHTQQEAQAMLSIGQLVDMQWKLGMAVSSDTCRSLNSPFVCLLLKIVEPSGQICQRSFEMTIPQFQNFYKQFKEMAAVMETV, encoded by the exons atgccagcagcagaggagtcATATG GCGTCAACAAAGTTGTGGACAACATATGCAGGATTTCTCCAGATCTGTTAGCAGATGTG TGTCAGCACGTACTGACTTATCTTCAAGGGCAGAAGAGAGGAGTAGATTCAGCTGAAATTTCTGAT AGATTTCAGAGAGCCGAAGTGAGACTTGATCATGAAGCTCTGCAGGACATGATCAGATTTCTCTTGCTAACATTCCG GTCAGCTGGAAAGAGCAACATCTCTGGGGATGAACTTGTGTCAAAGCTGGAAGAAGGCTCTAACAAGTGGACCAAAGCTTCCCTTCAGGTCTTGCATAGGTTGTGGAGTGAACATGGTGTGTCAGTCCACACTCAACAAGAGGCCCAGGCCATGCTCAGCATCGGTCAG TTGGTGGACATGCAGTGGAAGCTTGGCATGGCAGTGAGCTCAGACACCTGTCGATCTCTCAACTCCCCATTTGTGTGTCTGCTGCTGAAGATTGTTGAGCCTTCAGGACAAATCTGTCAGAGGTCTTTTGAGATGACCATCCCACAGTtccag AACTTCTACAAACAGTTCAAGGAGATGGCAGCTGTTATGGAGACTGTATGA
- the commd6 gene encoding COMM domain-containing protein 6 isoform X2 has translation MWSAGKSNISGDELVSKLEEGSNKWTKASLQVLHRLWSEHGVSVHTQQEAQAMLSIGQLVDMQWKLGMAVSSDTCRSLNSPFVCLLLKIVEPSGQICQRSFEMTIPQFQNFYKQFKEMAAVMETV, from the exons ATGTG GTCAGCTGGAAAGAGCAACATCTCTGGGGATGAACTTGTGTCAAAGCTGGAAGAAGGCTCTAACAAGTGGACCAAAGCTTCCCTTCAGGTCTTGCATAGGTTGTGGAGTGAACATGGTGTGTCAGTCCACACTCAACAAGAGGCCCAGGCCATGCTCAGCATCGGTCAG TTGGTGGACATGCAGTGGAAGCTTGGCATGGCAGTGAGCTCAGACACCTGTCGATCTCTCAACTCCCCATTTGTGTGTCTGCTGCTGAAGATTGTTGAGCCTTCAGGACAAATCTGTCAGAGGTCTTTTGAGATGACCATCCCACAGTtccag AACTTCTACAAACAGTTCAAGGAGATGGCAGCTGTTATGGAGACTGTATGA
- the uchl3 gene encoding ubiquitin carboxyl-terminal hydrolase isozyme L3, which translates to MDSPRWLPLESNPEVMTKFVSCLGMKPTWQFGDVYGLDPELLSMVPRPVCAVLLLFPVTEKYEAFKQEEEEKLKDQPQEVSPDVYFIKQTIGNACGTIGLIHAVANNQAHLEFEPDSPLKKFLEQTSKMTPEERATFLEKDESIRVTHESSAQEGQTEAPSLDEKVNLHFIAFVNVGGHLYELDGRKPFPIAHGKTSEDTFLEDAVEVCKVFMARDPQEVRFTIIALSKDSY; encoded by the exons ATGGATTCCCCACGTTGGCTGCCTCTTGAGTCAAACCCAGAA GTCATGACTAAa TTTGTTAGTTGTTTGGGTATGAAGCCAACCTGGCAGTTTGGGGATGTGTATGGATTGGATCCAGAGCTTCTCAGCATGGTACCAAGACCAGTGTGCGCGGTGCTACTCCTCTTTCCAGTGACAGAGAAG TATGAGGCATTTAaacaagaagaggaggagaagctcAAAGATCAGCCTCAGGAGGTTTCTCCAGACGTCTACTTCATTAAGCAAACTATTGGAAACGCTTGTGGAACAATAGGATTAATTCACGCTGTGGCAAACAACCAGGCACATCTGGAATTTg aacCTGATTCTCCTCTTAAGAAATTTCTTGAACAAACATCTAAAATGACACCGGAGGAAAGGGCAACCTTCCTGGAAAAAGACGAG AGTATACGTGTTACACATGAATCCAGTGCACAGGAAGGACAGACTGAG GCCCCAAGTTTAGACGAGAAAGTGAATCTGCATTTTATAGCTTTTGTGAATGTTGGAGGGCACTTATATGAACTGG ATGGCCGTAAGCCTTTCCCTATTGCCCATGGAAAAACCTCAGAGGATACTTTCCTTGAG GATGCTGTAGAGGTTTGCAAAGTCTTTATGGCTCGCGACCCTCAGGAGGTTCGTTTCACCATCATTGCCCTCTCCAAAGATTCATACTGA